One window from the genome of Cryptomeria japonica chromosome 6, Sugi_1.0, whole genome shotgun sequence encodes:
- the LOC131048636 gene encoding transcription termination factor MTERF9, chloroplastic-like, with the protein MAMAMAMAMAMAGAVMKRRNYSFALRSLNFAFESLSILHCHSGFALSTLADKNDCVIDHLENPFAQFACTRFNISSVEIALMFKWAPTLQRLQTLDKIEEFVGVLEENGFKQEQIAKIMRSIPKHLAASCKETRNKLQLLKDSGIRGEKLVKLLTGRPLVLTFSLEQRLIPTVTFLLNLYQSQDLFLKSVLRYMSILTFSVENTLKPSIAFWEGYGFRGEELTKLLVLRPSILRCISFTTAQLDLIRKIGIAKESKSYKHVLILLATSRMATLEAKIRNFQLCGLSYEETMELFRLNPHAFGLSKENIRAKMDFVVKNMELPPNSVIKYRDILFSNLDKLVKPRFFVWKKLASMNGLENCNKTLRRMLNMREAEFVTKILKRHPESATLLSIYEKGLADASSSSAYTQILRRGFF; encoded by the coding sequence atggcgatggcgatggcgatggcaaTGGCAATGGCAGGAGCGGTAATGAAGAGACGAAACTACTCTTTTGCACTGCGCAGTCTGAACTTTGCCTTTGAATCTCTATCCATCTTACATTGTCATTCAGGCTTTGCATTATCAACGCTTGCAGACAAGAATGACTGTGTCATTGACCATTTAGAAAACCCCTTTGCGCAGTTCGCTTGCACTAGATTTAACATCTCTTCTGTGGAGATAGCTCTGATGTTCAAATGGGCCCCGACGTTGCAGAGGCTCCAAACGCTCGATAAGATTGAGGAATTTGTTGGAGTCTTAGAAGAAAACGGCTTCAAGCAAGAGCAAATTGCAAAGATCATGAGGAGCATACCGAAGCATCTGGCTGCGAGTTGTAAGGAAACGAGGAATAAGCTTCAACTGCTGAAAGATTCCGGCATTCGTGGGGAAAAATTGGTGAAACTCTTGACGGGTAGGCCATTGGTATTGACGTTCAGCCTCGAGCAAAGGCTTATTCCCACGGTGACATTCCTCCTAAATCTATATCAGTCTCAGGATTTGTTTCTCAAATCTGTATTAAGATATATGTCAATTCTGACATTCAGCGTGGAGAATACGTTGAAACCCTCCATTGCATTCTGGGAGGGCTACGGCTTTCGCGGAGAGGAGCTTACCAAACTTTTGGTTCTAAGGCCGAGCATTCTGCGCTGTATTTCTTTCACGACTGCACAACTGGATCTCATTCGTAAAATAGGTATCGCAAAAGAGAGTAAATCGTACAAGCATGTTCTCATCCTTTTGGCCACTTCTCGCATGGCAACACTTGAAGCCAAAATTCGTAATTTTCAGCTGTGTGGACTCTCGTATGAGGAAACTATGGAATTATTTAGGCTTAACCCTCATGCCTTTGGCTTGTCTAAAGAAAATATTAGAGCAAAGATGGACTTTGTTGTTAAGAACATGGAGCTTCCTCCAAACTCCGTGATAAAGTATCGGGATATACTGTTCTCTAATTTAGATAAACTCGTGAAGCCTAGGTTTTTTGTTTGGAAAAAACTGGCATCCATGAATGGGCTTGAGAATTGTAACAAGACGCTTCGCAGAATGTTGAATATGCGGGAGGCAGAGTTTGTTACCAAGATTTTGAAGAGGCATCCTGAATCTGCCACATTACTTTCTATTTATGAAAAGGGGCTTGCTGATGCTTCGAGTAGCAGCGCTTATACACAGATCTTAAGGAGAGGTTTTTTTTGA